In one Curtobacterium citreum genomic region, the following are encoded:
- a CDS encoding histidine phosphatase family protein, translating to MTSERPGELVLVRHGETEWSKSGQHTGRTDIPLTENGIEQAKRAGRYLADRTFALALSSPLERARETARLVGVDPELDEDLYEWDYGAYEGLTTPQIKVKRHGPWDLWTDGVPAGDTPGENAAEVRVRVERVLNRVRPVLAEGDDAIVVAHGHVLRALGAAWIRLAPQDGAVLKLGTATVSSLGYEHGRPVIDSWNIAPRD from the coding sequence ATGACCTCGGAACGCCCCGGCGAACTCGTCCTCGTCCGCCACGGAGAGACGGAGTGGTCGAAGAGCGGTCAGCACACCGGCCGCACCGACATCCCGCTCACCGAGAACGGCATCGAGCAGGCGAAGCGCGCCGGACGCTACCTGGCGGACCGGACGTTCGCGCTCGCGCTGTCGAGCCCGCTCGAACGCGCCCGCGAGACCGCGCGGCTCGTCGGTGTCGACCCGGAGCTCGACGAGGACCTGTACGAGTGGGACTACGGCGCGTACGAGGGCTTGACCACCCCGCAGATCAAGGTCAAGCGGCACGGACCCTGGGACCTCTGGACCGACGGCGTCCCCGCGGGCGACACCCCGGGGGAGAACGCCGCCGAGGTCCGCGTCCGCGTCGAGCGCGTGCTGAACCGGGTGCGCCCGGTCCTCGCCGAGGGGGACGACGCGATCGTGGTCGCCCACGGGCACGTCCTGCGCGCCCTCGGTGCCGCCTGGATCCGCCTCGCGCCGCAGGACGGTGCCGTGCTGAAGCTCGGCACGGCCACGGTGAGCTCGCTCGGCTACGAGCACG
- a CDS encoding fluoride efflux transporter FluC, with amino-acid sequence MSPLELLVVSLGGGLGSALRFALDGTVKARVARAALGWFPVGTMLINVTGSLVLGVVTGLGEAGTLGLPLVAVLGTGMMGGYTTFSTASVETVQLFRSGKPGPAVLNGLGMLVVSVGAAALGLYLGRNT; translated from the coding sequence GTGAGCCCCCTCGAACTCCTCGTCGTCTCGCTCGGCGGCGGCCTGGGCTCCGCGCTCCGCTTCGCACTCGACGGCACCGTGAAGGCGCGGGTGGCACGGGCCGCGCTGGGGTGGTTCCCGGTCGGCACGATGCTCATCAACGTCACCGGATCGCTCGTGCTCGGGGTCGTGACCGGGCTCGGCGAGGCGGGCACGCTCGGCCTGCCGCTGGTCGCGGTCCTCGGGACGGGCATGATGGGCGGGTACACGACGTTCTCGACGGCGAGTGTCGAGACCGTGCAGCTGTTCCGGTCCGGGAAGCCCGGGCCCGCCGTGCTCAACGGCCTCGGGATGCTCGTCGTCTCGGTCGGCGCGGCTGCGCTCGGCCTGTACCTCGGAAGGAACACATGA